Genomic window (Pseudomonas sp. L5B5):
TGTCGGTGGGTCGATGTTCGGTGGCCTGCCGGAGGCGCTCGGCCCCTACCTGTTGTCACTCTGTGCCTTTCTCGGCGGGTTGGGGGTCACGGCGCTGGTCTATCGCCTGGGGCGGCGCAATGGCCAGACCCATGTGGCAACCATGCTGCTGGCGGGGATTGCCCTGACCGCCCTGGCCGGTTCTGCCGTAGGGCTGTTTACCTATCTGGCCGATGACACCACCCTGCGTACCCTGACCTTCTGGAACCTGGGTAGCTTGAACGGAGCCAGCTATCAGCGCCTGTGGCCCCTGTTGCTGGTAACCCTGGCTGTCGCCCTGTGGCTGCCACGACGGGCCAAGGCCCTGAATGCGCTGTTGTTGGGAGAGTCGGAGGCCAAGCACCTGGGCGTCGATGTCGAGGGGCTCAAGCGCGAACTGGTGTTCTGCACCGCCCTTGGAGTAGGCGCGGCTGTCGCGGCAGCGGGCATGATCGGTTTTGTCGGACTGGTAGTGCCGCACCTGGTGCGCCTGCTGGCCGGGCCTGACCACCGGATACTGCTGCCCGCTTCGATCCTGGCAGGAGCCAGCCTGTTGCTACTGGCCGATCTGGTCGCGCGCCTGGCGCTGGCTCCAGCGGAGCTGCCCATCGGTATTGTCACTGCTTTTCTTGGCGCCCCCTTCTTTTTGTATCTATTGCTGCGAGGGCGCGCCTGATGCTTCGCGTGGAGAATCTGCACGTCCGGCGCGGCGGCAAGGACGTGCTGGCAGGCATTGACTTGCAATTGTCACCTGGAGAAGTGCTGGGAGTGCTGGGTCCCAATGGGGCCGGGAAGAGCAGCCTGCTGGGGGCCTTGAGTGGCGAGTTGGTGGCCCGCGAGGGGCGGGTGCTGCTGGATGAACGCGAGCTGGCGCACTGGGAGGGGGGCCAGCGTGCCCAGCGCCTGGCGGTACTACCGCAGGCATCGAGCCTGGATTTCGCCTTTCGGGTCGAAGAAGTGGTGGGCCTGGGGCGTCTGCCCCACCAGAGCGGTCGAGCACGTGATGAAGAGATAGTCGCTGCGGCCCTCGAGGCGGCTGATGTGGCGCACCTCTGTGGGCGCAGCTACCTCGCCCTGTCCGGGGGCGAGCGCCAGCGGGTGCACCTGGCCAGGGTCCTGGCACAACTGTGGCCGGGTCAGGCGGGGCACAACCTGCTGCTCGACGAACCCACTTCGGCACTCGATCCCTTGCATCAGCACGTTACCTTGCAAGCCATCCGGGCGTTCGCCGACCGTGGTGTGGCGGTGCTGGTGATCCTCCATGACCTGAACCTGGCAGCACGTTATTGTGATCGGGTGTTGTTGCTCGAAGGCGGGTGCCCTCATTCTGTGGGCACCCCGGCTGCCGTGTTGCGAGCCGAGCCACTCAAGGCCGTGTTCGGCCTGGAGGTCCTGGTGCAGGAACATCCGGAACGCGGACATCCGTTGATCATCGCCCGCTGACGTGCAGCCTGGAGGGATTTCGATGCGTGCGCACCTGTTGGTGCTGGTCCTGCTGCTGGCGGGATGCCAGGGCACCACGCCTATCTTGCCGCCGCCTGTGGAGACGCCGCCGGGCAGCATCGTCGATCTGCGTACGGGGCAGGCGCTTGCACCTGAGGCGCTTGCGGTGCTCCTGGCTCAGGCACCGCGAGTGATCGTCGGTGAGCAGCATGACAATCCCGATCACCATTCGGTGCAATTGTGGTTATTGCGTTCGTTGGCCAGTCAACGTTCCCAGGGCAGCCTGCTGCTGGAGATGCTCAACCCTGCTCAACAAGCGAGCGTCGACGCCACCAAGGTGTCGATCAATGGGGCGCGGTTGCCTGATGACTTGCCCGGATTACTGGCCTGGCAGCCGGGCTGGGACTGGAGCCTCTATGGCCCGCTGGTGGGGTATGCCCTGAAGCAGCCCTATCCTCTGCTCTCTGCCAATCTGGACCGTGAGGAAGTGCGCAGTATCTATGGCCGGGCTCCGGCTTTGCCAGGCGCTCGAGTCAATGCCAGGGCGGTGACTGAGGCCTTGTCCGAACAGATTCTCCAATCCCACTGTGGTTTGCTGCCGCAGGCCCAGGTACCGGCCATGCTGGCCGTGCAGCAGCAACGTGATCGCCGCATGGCCGAGCGACTGCTTGCGGCGCCAGCGCCTGCGTTGTTGTTTGCCGGAGCCTTTCATGCCCGCAAGGATCTGGGAGTGCCCCTGCATCTGGCTGAGCTGGGACGGCCAGGGGACGCTATGGTGCTGATGCTGGCAGAGCGGGGCAGCGTGGTGAGTCGGACAGAGGCTGATGTGGTCTGGTTTACCCCACCTCAGCCTGAGCAGGATTACTGCGCGCGACTCAAGCGCTGACAGGACGGTTTTCAGCGGACAAAAAAAGACCCGGCAGAGCCGGGTCAAATAACCGTGATTAGCCTGATGAGGAGATAATCTGAGAGTCCGAACCACTGGTCTTCCAGGTTATCGACTGATCTCGCGACCAGTTGTGATAATCATAACGATTCTCATTTCGATGTCAATGAAGTGCTTTCCACTTTTTGCATATTTCGCCAAACGCTTGTTTGAATCGGCGCTCCAAGTCCTTTCATTCCTTGTCGTTGAGCGTCATGAGGCGGATCACTTCCCTGTTCAACTGATTGATGCGTCTGGCCATGCTCTCGATCAGGCTGCGGGCGATTCGCGGGTTACTCTCGGTCAGGCTGAGAAACTGCTCCCTGGGGATCAGCATGACCGTGGTCGGTTCGCTGGCGATCACACTGGCGCTGCGTTTCTCACCGGTGAATAGCGACATTGCCCCGAATATCTCGTCCTTGGGCACGTCGCCCACCTTGTGCCCGTCGACGAAGGCCTGCGCATGCCCTTCGACTATCACGAATACATGGTCTGCTTCATCCCCCTGGGTAATCAGCACTTCGCCTTCCTGCACGCGCTTGAAGCCGTTGTGGCTGCGCAACTGTGGCGGTTTCAGGCGGGCAACGGCATCCGAGAGCAATGCGGTCTGGCCGATCAGGTATTGCAGCAGCAGTTCCGAGCGCTGTTCGTCGGCATAGATGTGCCGAAACACGTCGGCCCTCAGGTAGGGGATCAACTGGAGCGGGGCATCGCAACTCAATAGCCAAAGGGGATGCTCGATGCCGCGGCGCAGGCCCACCAGGTCGCCTTCATGCAGGTAGAACAGCGGGCGATCCTCGACACTGGCCTGGATCACACCGCTTTCCAGCAAGTACAACTGGTGGCCGGGCAGGGCGCCGGAAAGGTCCTCCATGGCTTCAAGTTCCAGCGTCGGCCCGCTGGACGCCAGGCCTTCGAGCAGCTGCACAGGGATATTCTGCAGGCGATTGATCAAGGCATCGGCGTAGGCCGGTTGCTCTCCCAGTAGATACATAGAGGTGCGCCAGTCAGTTCTTTGGACGAGTGGAAATGGCATCCAGCTGTTTGTTCAGGGCCTCTTTGCGTTCGGCGGGAAGGTCATTCCAGTGCATGTCCATCAGGGCCCCCTCGATGGCGTAGAGCAAGACCTTCGAGGCGCGAAAACCACGGGTCCGCACGGCCCTGTAGGCGTCCACCGCCCCCAGGCGACGTAGGTCCGAAGCGCTATGGATGCCCACTGCATGCAGCCACTGTGCGGATGTCTTGCCGAGATTCTTCAAGTGTTGCAGTTCATCATTCATCAAGCCTCCTGGCGTTGGCCGAATGGTGAGTGGACAACCTCAAAGGAGTGTAGCGCTCAGCAGAAAACGCGCTGTGCTTTGGTCGGGTTCCGTGCAAATGCTTCTAAGGCGGGTCATTTACCGTTTGAGTAGCGAAGCCAGGGCAGCACGCAACAGAAGGGGGCAGCGTCATGAGCGCAGTCCGGCGCAGAGCGAGACGCCGGACGCAGAGGGGGGAGATCAGCGGGTGTGATACCGCAGGCGGGTGCCGAAATTGACCGACATCAGAATCTCGTCGGCCGTCAGTTCCACCGGGAAATAGGCGCCGGAAATCTGCGCGTGGGCAAGGCTTGCGCCTTCCATGCAGGCGCTCCTGAGATCCAGGCCACGCAGGTCGGCAGAGCGGAAATAGGCATCGGTGAAGTCGATGCCTTGGGCATTCAGCTCGCGCAGGTCCAGGCCGCGGAAGTCGCCACCGCGCATATCGATGGAACCGTCGTTGGGGCGCTCACGGTTGAACCCCGTGATGTCGTCCTTGTGCAGCAAGGCGAAAAGCGCAGTGTCGAGAAGTTTGGGTTGGCTCATGGCGACATCACCAGTGTTGGATTTATGACGCCAGTATAGTGCCACTATTTTTCAGCCGTGAAGTCTTTGCCACTTCACGGCTGAAATAGTGGGTCAGAGGCCAGGCAGGCGCTGGCGAATGTTGGCGACCAGGGCGTCCAGGCTGCCGCTTTCGTTGGTCTCGACGCGCTTGCTGCGCAGCAGCTCCTCTTCTGTCAGCGCTTCACGCGTGGCTTGCTGCTCGGCGATCACTGCCAGGGTGGCATCGGATGGATCGTTCTGGTCGGCTTGACGCTGGGCCAGCCAACTGGCGATGACCGCCTGAGGAGCGCTGCAGTCGATGATCAGGCATGGCGTACCGGTGGCTTCGGCAACCTGGGCGGCAGCATCACGCTGGGCACGCTTGAGGTAGGTAGCGTCGATGACAACCGGGAAGCCCGCGCGCAGGATGATTTCGGCGATTTGATGCAGGCGGTCATAGGTCTTGCTGCTGGCTTCGCTGCTGTAGATTCCTGCGTGCAGGTCGTTGGCTATCTGCTGCTCGCCGAACAGGCGCTTGCGTTCGACGTCGGAGCGCAGGCGAATGGCGCCGAGCGCGTCGACCAGGCGCATCGCCACATGGCTCTTGCCGACCGCCGAAACCCCCGAGGTGATGGCGAGGAAGCGCGATGGGATGGTGCTGTAGCTCTCTGCCAGGTTGGCGTAGTTGCGGTACTGGCGCAGGGTGGTCGCGCGCTGCACGGGTGTGGCGTCGGCGGGCATGCTGAACAGGCTGACCTTGGCACGTACCAGGGCACGGTAGGCCTTGTAGAAATTGAGCAGTTCCAGGCCCTGGTAGTCGCCGGTCAGCTCCAGATATTGGCTGATGAAGCGCCGCGCCAGGCTTTTCAGGCCACGGTCTTCCAGGTCCATGGCGAGGAAGCCGGTGTCGGCGTACACGTCGGTGAAGCGGAAGGGCTCGTTGAATTCGATGCAGTCGAAAATCACCACTTGGCCATCGATGAGCGTGGCGTTGCCCAGGTGGATATCGCCGTGGCACTCACGAATGAAACCGTCGCTCTTGCGCTGGGCCAGCAGGGGTTTGAGGCGTTCGAAGCTGGTTTCGGCCCAGGCCTCCAGGGCTTCAAGCTGTTGCAGGTCGGCCTTGTCGCTGAGGAACGGGCGGATCTGTTCGAAGTTCTGGCGCACGGGTGCCATCACGCTGTCCGCAGTCCCGGCTTCATGGCTGGCGGGCACTTTGGGGGCGCTGAGGTGGAACTGGGCAATCTGGCGGGCCATCTGGTCGATGTGCGCGGTGGTCAGTTCGCCGTTGGCCTGCAGGGTGCTCAGCAGTTGGCTCTGGGGGAACTGGCGCATTTTCAGCGCGTAGTCGATCACCGGTCCCTCTCCGCCCAGTACCGGTGCCTCGCTGCTGCCGGTGATCGGCAGGACTTCCAGGTACAGGTCTTCGGTCAGGCGCTGGTTCAGGCGCAGTTCTTCGCCGCAGAAATGCTCGCGTGCGTCCAGGCTGGTGAAGTCCAGGAAACCGAAGTTGACCGGCTTCTTCACTTTATAGGCAAAGGGGCCAGTGAGCAGAACCCAGGAGATATGGGTTTCGATGACCTGAAACCCGTCTACGGGATGAGGGTACAAAGCGGGGTTTTGCAGGGCAGCGATCAGTGACTGGCTCACAGGCGATCCTTCAGAGTGGGGAAAATCAAGGGCGTTATTATGGCCGCTGGAGACGCCAAGGCAAACCTCGGTTGGCGCATGTTGATGATGAATCAAAGTGCGTATAATCCGCCGCCATGACTCGTACCCGATCCCCCCGTTCTGCAAAAAAAACTCCCTTTGGCGGCCTGCGCCCCTGGCTGGGCTGGGCGCTCAAGCTCAGTCTGGTGGGCCTGGTAGTGATCGCCGGCTTTGCGGTCTACCTCGACGCCGTGGTCCAGGAAAAGTTTTCCGGCAAGCGCTGGACCATTCCGGCCAAGGTGTATGCGCGCCCGCTGGAGCTGTTCGTCGGACAAAAGCTCAGCAAGGATGACTTCCTGACGGAGCTGGATGCCCTGGGCTATCGCCGCGAAAGCGTGGCCAATGGTCCTGGCGCGGCGTCGGTCAACGGCAATGCCGTTGAACTGAATACCCGCGGATTCCAGTTCTACGAAGGTTTGGAGCAGGCCCAGCCGGTGCGTGTGCGGTTCTCCGGTGACTATGTCGCCGAGCTTTCCGGCAGCAAGGGGGCGAAGTTGGCAGTGGTGCGTCTGGAGCCCCTGCTGATTGGCGGCCTGTATCCCAAGAACCTCGAAGACCGGATCCTGATCAAGATCGACCAGGTTCCGCCATACCTGCTGGAAACCCTGGTCGCGGTGGAAGACCGGGACTTCTACTCGCACTTCGGGGTTTCGCCGAAGTCGATTGCCCGGGCAGTCTGGGTCAACACTTCGTCGGGTCAGATGCGCCAGGGTGGTAGCACCCTGACCCAGCAGTTGGTGAAAAACTTCTTCCTGACCAACGAGCGCAGCCTGTCGCGCAAACTCACCGAGGCGATGATGGCCTTGTTGCTGGAGCTGCATTACGACAAGCGCGAGATCCTGGAGGCCTATCTCAACGAGGTTTTCGTCGGCCAGGATGGCCAGCGTGCGGTGCATGGCTTTGGTCTGGCCAGCCAGTTCTTCTTCAGCCAGCCGCTGTCCGAGCTCAAGCTGCACCAAGTGGCGCTCCTGGTGGGCATGGTCAAGGGGCCTTCCTATTACAATCCGCGACGTTACCCGGAACGTGCCATGGAGCGGCGCAACCTGGTGCTCGACCTGCTGGCCCAGCAGGGCGTTGCGACGCCCGAGCAGGTCGAGGCCGCGAAGAAGATGCCCCTGGGGGTGACCAAGCGCGGCAGCCTGGCCGATAGCTCGTTCCCCGGTTTCCTCGACCTGGTCAAGCGCCAGTTGCGCGAGGACTATCGCGATGAAGACTTGACCGAGGAAGGGCTGCGGATCTTCACCAGTTTCGATCCGATCCTGCAGATGAAGGCCGAGGCTTCGGTCAACGATACGTTCAAGCGTCTGGCCGGGCGCAAGGGGGCCGAGGACGTCGAGGCGGCGATGGTGGTGACCAACCCGGAAACCGGTGAAGTGCAAGCCATGATTGGCAGTCGCCAAGCCAGCTTTGCCGGATTCAACCGGGCCCTGGACGCAGTGCGGCCGATCGGCTCGCTGATCAAGCCCGCGGTCTACCTGACGGCCCTGGAGAAGCCCAGCCAGTACACGCTGACCAGCTGGCTCTCGGACGAGGCCTTTTCGGTCAAGGGCGCAGATGGCCAGGTGTGGAAACCACAGAACTATGATCGCCGCAGCCACGGCACGGTGTTCCTGTACCAGGGGCTGGCCCATTCCTACAACCTGTCCACGGCGCGGCTCGGCCTGGAAGTGGGGGTGCCGAATGTCCTGAAAACCCTTGGTCGCCTGGGCGTTACCCGCGAGTTCCCGGCATTTCCATCCATGCTGCTGGGGGCAGGGGGCATGAGCCCGATTGAGGTGGCCACCATGTACCAGACCCTGGCCAATGGTGGTTTCAATACGCCGATGCGCGGGATTCGCAGCGTGCTGACCGCTGAAGGTGAACCGCTCAAGCGTTATCCCTTCCAGATCCAGCAGCGTTTCGATGCCGGTTCGATCTACCTGATCCAGAGCGCCATGCAGCGAGTGATGCGCGAAGGTACCGGGCGTTCGGTGTACAGCGTTCTGCCCAACAGCCTGACGCTGGCCGGCAAGACCGGCACCAGTAACGATTCCCGTGACAGCTGGTTCGCAGGCTTCAGCCAGGATCTGTTGGCGGTGGTCTGGCTGGGTCGCGATGACAACGGCAAGACCCCCTTCACGGGAGCGACCGGGGCCTTGCAGGTCTGGACCAGTTTCATGCGCAAGGCCGATCCGCTACCGCTGGACATGCCGCAACCGGATAACGTGGTCCAGGCCTGGGTCGATTCGCGTACCGGGCAGGGCTCCGATGCCAACTGTCCGGGGGCTGTGCAGATGCCGTATATTCGCGGCAGCGAACCGCCTCCCGGCGCTGCTTGCGGTGGAGATACCCCGGCAGGTGGCGAGTCGGTGATGGATTGGGTCAAGGGCTGGATGAACTAAGCAATGAGGATTTGACGTGAACAAGTGGTGGGTTCCAGCTATTACAGCTCTTGCGATGCTCAATGGTTGCGCCAGTGTGCAGCGCGGCTCCATTCCCGTCGTGGACTCGAGCACAGCCGTGTCCAACAACGAGCGGATTTCTGCTACCGGGGGCTTCCGCCAGACGACGATCAAGCGTCCGGCGCAAGCCCAGGCCCGAGCCATTCCCGAGGATTCGGGCGTGGTGGTCATGGTGCCGGGTGGTGGTGGCGCGACGACCTCGGCGCCGATCAGTACCTCGCCGATCACCCCGGGGCCGGTCAGTTCCGGTCCTATTACCCCGGGCCCGGTGGATGGCTCGAACTACCAGCCCGCACCGATCACCCAGGGCTCCTACAACCTGCCCGCGACTCCGAGCGGCATTCCCTCGGCCCGTGCCGGTGGCCTGTCGGCGGACGAGCAATTGGATGGCCCGGTGCTGGCGCTGTTGACGACTGCCCAGCAGCAACAGTCCGGTGGTGACTTGAATGGCGCATCCTCCAGCCTCGAGCGTGCCCAGCGGGTCGCGCCGCGTGAGCCCCAGGTGTTGTACCGCCTGGCCCAGGTGCGGATGGCCCAGGGTGATGCTCCGCAAGCCGAGCAATTTGCTCGCCGGGGCCTGAGTTTCGCCAATGGTCGTCCTGATCTGCAGGCAAGCCTGTGGGAACTGATCGCCCAGGCGCGCGAGAAGCAGGGGGACGCCGCTGGCGCTGCCCAGGCTCGGCAGAAAGCCCGGGTGTCGCTGTGATGGATTCGCGTTTTCCCAGGATCGCCGAGCAACTGTTGCTGATCGAGCGTGAACTGCGGCTCCAGGGGCTATGGGACGATGTTTCTCCCAGTGCCGAGGCCCTCGCCAGTACCCAGCCTTTTGCGGTCGATACGTTGGAGTTCGAGCAGTGGCTGCAATGGATTTTCCTGCCGCGCATGAAGATGATTCTTGAGCAGGATCTGCCGCTGCCCAGTGCCTCTGGAATTCAGGAAATGGCCGAGGTGGTGTTCGCCACCCGTGTCATGCAGGGGCGCGATCGGCAGTTGCAAGTGCTGCTCAAAGAGTTCGATCAACTGATCGTCGCTACCCATTGATGCAGGGCTGCCAGGGCCCTGGCAGCCTCCCTCCAATTGTCTTCGCAGGCTTTTCCTGCTCTGGTCGCTCCATGGCCGGAGTCCAGGCGTCCGCTTGCGGTTCCTGCTGTGGTGAATGTATCAGCCTTTCAGGGGCTGATCAGTCGTTGGAGGGACAAAGTCAACGTTCATGTTTATGAGTTTCTTGCGGAAAATCGCGCAATTGAAGCGTGAATTTACCCTGGTTTTGGGCTTTTTATTGCGTTTTCATGAGCTTAGTTCGAATTAGCCACATAGACGACTTGACTTGCCGGGGACGAAACAGAAGAATCCAAAGTCCGCTGTAGAGGGACTGCCAGAAGCAGACCCGCTCAGCAGATCATGAGGTGCACATCCGCACCGAAGTGCTACACCCGCAACGCGTTACCTCGCGCTGGGTGGGAAACCCCCGCAACACTTTGGGGCGTTCCCAATGCTTGCTCAGTCAGTGCTGACGTAGTCGGCGACCACCGTCGCTCATGCTCTGCTGAGAAGTAAACCTATTAAGACCCGCTCCCTTTTGAGGGCGGTATTCTGGCGTTTTAGAGGTGAACAACGTGGAGCTTTTATCTGGCGGTGAGATGCTCGTCCGCTTCTTGCGTGACGAAGGCGTCAAATATATCTACGGGTACCCAGGTGGTGCTCTCCTTCATGTTTACGATGCCCTGTTCAAAGAACCGGAAGTGACCCACATCCTGGTTCGGCATGAACAAGCGGCGACCCATATGGCTGACGGCTATGCCCGTGCCACCGGTAAAGCCGGCGTGGTACTGGTGACTTCCGGCCCGGGCGCGACCAATGCCATCACTGGCATTGCCACCGCCTATATGGACTCGATTCCAATGGTGATCATTTCCGGCCAGGTGCCCAGCACCATGGTAGGTACCGACGCGTTCCAGGAAACCGACATGATCGGTATCTCCCGGCCGATCGTGAAGCACAGCTTCATGATCAAGCACGCTTCGGAAATCCCGGAAGTCATGAAGAAGGCCTTCTACCTGGCGCAATCCGGTCGTCCTGGTCCGGTGGTGGTCGATATCCCCAAGGACATGACCAATCCGGCTGAGAAGTTCGAATACGTTTTCCCCAAGAAAGCCAAGCTGCGCTCCTACAGCCCGGCTGTTCGCGGTCACTCCGGACAAATCCGCAAGGCGGCAGAAATGCTCCTGGCGGCCAAGCGTCCCGTGCTTTATGCAGGCGGCGGCGTGATCCTCGGTGGCGGTTCTGCACCGCTGACCGAACTGGCCAAGATGCTCAACCTGCCCGTCACCAACACCCTGATGGGTTTGGGTGCCTATCCGGGAACCGATCGGCAGTTTGTCGGCATGCTCGGCATGCATGGTAGCTATACCGCCAACCTGACCATGCATCATGCCGATGTGATCCTGGCCGTTGGTGCACGCTTCGACGATCGCGTCATCAACGGTGCGCCGAAATTCTGCCCGAATGCCAAGATCATCCATGTCGACATCGACCCGGCCTCCATCTCCAAGACCATCAAGGCCGACGTGCCGATCGTGGGTCCGGTTGAGAGTGTCCTGAGCGAGATGATCGCGGCCCTCAAGGAAATTGGCGATACCCCGAACAAGGAGACAGTCGCCAGCTGGTGGAAGCAGGTCGATGAGTGGCGCGGTGACCGCGGCCTGTTCCCCTACGACAAGGGCGACGGCAGCATCATCAAGCCTCAGACCGTGATCGAGACCCTGTGTGAAGTCACCAAGGGCGATGCCTTTGTGACCTCCGACGTGGGTCAGCACCAGATGTTCGCGGCGCAGTACTACAAGTTCAACAAGCCCAACCGCTGGATCAACTCCGGCGGCCTGGGCACCATGGGGTTCGGTTTTCCGGCGGCCATGGGCGTGAAGTTGAGCTTCCCTGATCATGATGTCGCCTGCGTCACTGGCGAAGGCAGTATCCAGATGAACATCCAGGAACTGTCCACCTGCCTGCAGTACGACCTGCCAGTCAAGATCATCAGCCTGAACAACGGTGTACTGGGCATGGTGCGGCAATGGCAGGACATGAGCTATGGCAGCCGCCACTCGCACTCCTACATGGAGTCGCTGCCTGACTTCGTCCGGTTGGTCGAGGCCTACGGTCATGTGGGCATTCGTGTCACCGACCTGAAGGACCTGAAGCCGAAGATGGAAGAAGCGTTCGCCATGAAGGATCGCCTGGTATTCCTTGATATCCAGGTCGATACCAGCGAGCACGTCTATCCGATGCAGATCAAAGACGGCTCCATGCGCGATATGTGGCTGAGCAAGACGGAGCGTACTTAATATGCGGCACATCATCTCCTTGCTTCTGGAAAATGAACCGGGCGCCTTGTCTCGTGTTGTAGGCCTGTTCTCGCAACGCAACTACAACATCGAAAGCCTGACCGTGGCACCCACCGAAGACCCGACACTGTCGCGTCTGACGCTGACCACGGTCGGTCATGACGAGGTCATCGAGCAGATCACCAAGAACCTGAACAAGCTGGTCGAGGTGGTCAAGCTGGTGGACCTGTCGGAAAGTGCTCACATCGAGCGCGAGCTGATGCTGGTCAAGATCAAGGCTACTGGCGCCCAGCGCGCCGAGGTAAAACGTACCACCGATATTTATCGTGGGCAGATCGT
Coding sequences:
- a CDS encoding Crp/Fnr family transcriptional regulator: MYLLGEQPAYADALINRLQNIPVQLLEGLASSGPTLELEAMEDLSGALPGHQLYLLESGVIQASVEDRPLFYLHEGDLVGLRRGIEHPLWLLSCDAPLQLIPYLRADVFRHIYADEQRSELLLQYLIGQTALLSDAVARLKPPQLRSHNGFKRVQEGEVLITQGDEADHVFVIVEGHAQAFVDGHKVGDVPKDEIFGAMSLFTGEKRSASVIASEPTTVMLIPREQFLSLTESNPRIARSLIESMARRINQLNREVIRLMTLNDKE
- a CDS encoding pentapeptide repeat-containing protein; the encoded protein is MSQPKLLDTALFALLHKDDITGFNRERPNDGSIDMRGGDFRGLDLRELNAQGIDFTDAYFRSADLRGLDLRSACMEGASLAHAQISGAYFPVELTADEILMSVNFGTRLRYHTR
- a CDS encoding TfoX/Sxy family protein, translating into MNDELQHLKNLGKTSAQWLHAVGIHSASDLRRLGAVDAYRAVRTRGFRASKVLLYAIEGALMDMHWNDLPAERKEALNKQLDAISTRPKN
- the mrcB gene encoding penicillin-binding protein 1B yields the protein MTRTRSPRSAKKTPFGGLRPWLGWALKLSLVGLVVIAGFAVYLDAVVQEKFSGKRWTIPAKVYARPLELFVGQKLSKDDFLTELDALGYRRESVANGPGAASVNGNAVELNTRGFQFYEGLEQAQPVRVRFSGDYVAELSGSKGAKLAVVRLEPLLIGGLYPKNLEDRILIKIDQVPPYLLETLVAVEDRDFYSHFGVSPKSIARAVWVNTSSGQMRQGGSTLTQQLVKNFFLTNERSLSRKLTEAMMALLLELHYDKREILEAYLNEVFVGQDGQRAVHGFGLASQFFFSQPLSELKLHQVALLVGMVKGPSYYNPRRYPERAMERRNLVLDLLAQQGVATPEQVEAAKKMPLGVTKRGSLADSSFPGFLDLVKRQLREDYRDEDLTEEGLRIFTSFDPILQMKAEASVNDTFKRLAGRKGAEDVEAAMVVTNPETGEVQAMIGSRQASFAGFNRALDAVRPIGSLIKPAVYLTALEKPSQYTLTSWLSDEAFSVKGADGQVWKPQNYDRRSHGTVFLYQGLAHSYNLSTARLGLEVGVPNVLKTLGRLGVTREFPAFPSMLLGAGGMSPIEVATMYQTLANGGFNTPMRGIRSVLTAEGEPLKRYPFQIQQRFDAGSIYLIQSAMQRVMREGTGRSVYSVLPNSLTLAGKTGTSNDSRDSWFAGFSQDLLAVVWLGRDDNGKTPFTGATGALQVWTSFMRKADPLPLDMPQPDNVVQAWVDSRTGQGSDANCPGAVQMPYIRGSEPPPGAACGGDTPAGGESVMDWVKGWMN
- a CDS encoding heme ABC transporter ATP-binding protein; the protein is MLRVENLHVRRGGKDVLAGIDLQLSPGEVLGVLGPNGAGKSSLLGALSGELVAREGRVLLDERELAHWEGGQRAQRLAVLPQASSLDFAFRVEEVVGLGRLPHQSGRARDEEIVAAALEAADVAHLCGRSYLALSGGERQRVHLARVLAQLWPGQAGHNLLLDEPTSALDPLHQHVTLQAIRAFADRGVAVLVILHDLNLAARYCDRVLLLEGGCPHSVGTPAAVLRAEPLKAVFGLEVLVQEHPERGHPLIIAR
- a CDS encoding FecCD family ABC transporter permease, which codes for MSRLVQPRTLFLGLGVLCLLATWLSLALGPVSLPLFDTLRAALRMLGLPIDGQGLEQAELILGQIRLPRTLLGLAVGGVLALSGVAMQGLFRNPLADPGLVGVSSGAALGAAIAIVGGSMFGGLPEALGPYLLSLCAFLGGLGVTALVYRLGRRNGQTHVATMLLAGIALTALAGSAVGLFTYLADDTTLRTLTFWNLGSLNGASYQRLWPLLLVTLAVALWLPRRAKALNALLLGESEAKHLGVDVEGLKRELVFCTALGVGAAVAAAGMIGFVGLVVPHLVRLLAGPDHRILLPASILAGASLLLLADLVARLALAPAELPIGIVTAFLGAPFFLYLLLRGRA
- a CDS encoding tetratricopeptide repeat protein — translated: MNKWWVPAITALAMLNGCASVQRGSIPVVDSSTAVSNNERISATGGFRQTTIKRPAQAQARAIPEDSGVVVMVPGGGGATTSAPISTSPITPGPVSSGPITPGPVDGSNYQPAPITQGSYNLPATPSGIPSARAGGLSADEQLDGPVLALLTTAQQQQSGGDLNGASSSLERAQRVAPREPQVLYRLAQVRMAQGDAPQAEQFARRGLSFANGRPDLQASLWELIAQAREKQGDAAGAAQARQKARVSL
- a CDS encoding AAA family ATPase; translation: MSQSLIAALQNPALYPHPVDGFQVIETHISWVLLTGPFAYKVKKPVNFGFLDFTSLDAREHFCGEELRLNQRLTEDLYLEVLPITGSSEAPVLGGEGPVIDYALKMRQFPQSQLLSTLQANGELTTAHIDQMARQIAQFHLSAPKVPASHEAGTADSVMAPVRQNFEQIRPFLSDKADLQQLEALEAWAETSFERLKPLLAQRKSDGFIRECHGDIHLGNATLIDGQVVIFDCIEFNEPFRFTDVYADTGFLAMDLEDRGLKSLARRFISQYLELTGDYQGLELLNFYKAYRALVRAKVSLFSMPADATPVQRATTLRQYRNYANLAESYSTIPSRFLAITSGVSAVGKSHVAMRLVDALGAIRLRSDVERKRLFGEQQIANDLHAGIYSSEASSKTYDRLHQIAEIILRAGFPVVIDATYLKRAQRDAAAQVAEATGTPCLIIDCSAPQAVIASWLAQRQADQNDPSDATLAVIAEQQATREALTEEELLRSKRVETNESGSLDALVANIRQRLPGL
- a CDS encoding ChaN family lipoprotein — encoded protein: MRAHLLVLVLLLAGCQGTTPILPPPVETPPGSIVDLRTGQALAPEALAVLLAQAPRVIVGEQHDNPDHHSVQLWLLRSLASQRSQGSLLLEMLNPAQQASVDATKVSINGARLPDDLPGLLAWQPGWDWSLYGPLVGYALKQPYPLLSANLDREEVRSIYGRAPALPGARVNARAVTEALSEQILQSHCGLLPQAQVPAMLAVQQQRDRRMAERLLAAPAPALLFAGAFHARKDLGVPLHLAELGRPGDAMVLMLAERGSVVSRTEADVVWFTPPQPEQDYCARLKR
- a CDS encoding YqcC family protein, with translation MDSRFPRIAEQLLLIERELRLQGLWDDVSPSAEALASTQPFAVDTLEFEQWLQWIFLPRMKMILEQDLPLPSASGIQEMAEVVFATRVMQGRDRQLQVLLKEFDQLIVATH